The Verrucomicrobiota bacterium genome segment GTAAGGTTCGAGATTCGGCGGCGTCCCGCCGTGCCCGGTTACCCGACCGGTTCCCAGCGTGAGGTTAACGTCAGGGAGATATCTCCGGTATGATAATGGATTTCGGCGTAATCAACGGGACGGCCGTCGGAATCGAATGAGGTCCGGAGCCGGAGCAACAGGGGCGTACCCTTCTTAATCTTGAGGCGGCGCGCCGTCCGCGCGTCGGCAGCCACCGCCAGAAATTCTTCACGGGCGTGGTCGACGGCCACGCCGGCCTCCTCTTTCAATAAACCGTAAAGCGGCCGCCGGAAATCCTCGTTGCCGGAAAGGCTAAGCCGGGGGTGGAACCACGACCGGGATTGCAGGGTCGGCCGGTCATCCCAGCCACGGACCTGGTCCAGGCATTTAACGGTTGTTCCCGGAAGCACTTGCAAGGCATCCGCAACCTTTCCCTTGGCAACTTTATCGGAGACCTCCAGTAAAAATGACTGGACGGAAATCCCTTTTCGCCTCATTTCCCCCGTCAGGCTGGCCCAGGCGACGAGCCCGGATTGAACGACCCTGGTCCCTACCCCTTTGCGGCGTTCCAGCAGGCCTAAATGGACCAGATTCAAAATGCTGTTACGGACGGTCCCGCGGCTGACCCCGAGACGGCTTGCAAGGGTCAATTCATCGGGCAATAACGCCCCGGCCGAATAAGGGGGCTGGCGAATCAGATCCTCAATGAGGCGCTCAATCTGAACATGCAGGGGCACTCCGTTCGTTCGGTCGAGCTTAGCCGGAACGAAGAATGCCTCTGCCGTGTGCGCTGTCATCGTGATGTTTGGCCAGCGGATAAGATTCCAGCATTGTGAGATCCCGTAAAGGTGCAATTAGCGCCTTTACTTGTTCAAAGCCAGTTATTTAGAGGCCGGGTGAAGCCCGGGGAAAGGCCTCCCGGCGGGAGGGAACGAAGGGGGTAAACCCCACAGCCATCCGGTTAGATGGCCGGGGTTCAGGGCATTGCCTTCGGCCTTAAAGGCCTTGAAAAACTATGGCCGGGATCAGGATCCTCCGGA includes the following:
- a CDS encoding GntR family transcriptional regulator, with the protein product MPLHVQIERLIEDLIRQPPYSAGALLPDELTLASRLGVSRGTVRNSILNLVHLGLLERRKGVGTRVVQSGLVAWASLTGEMRRKGISVQSFLLEVSDKVAKGKVADALQVLPGTTVKCLDQVRGWDDRPTLQSRSWFHPRLSLSGNEDFRRPLYGLLKEEAGVAVDHAREEFLAVAADARTARRLKIKKGTPLLLRLRTSFDSDGRPVDYAEIHYHTGDISLTLTSRWEPVG